Proteins encoded in a region of the Streptomyces sp. NBC_01471 genome:
- a CDS encoding pirin family protein, producing the protein MPAVTVENPLTLPRVHAPEGAVPRPVLAVSTAPGGFEGEGFPVRRAFAGINYQYLDPFIMMDQMGEVEYAPGEPKGTPWHPHRGFETVTYLIDGTFVHQDSNGGGGTINDGDTQWMTAGSGLLHIEAPPESLVVSGGLFHGLQLWVNLPASDKMMAPRYQDIGGGQVQLLTSADGGALLRVIAGELDGNDGPGITHTPITMIHATVRPGAEVTLPWREDFNGLAYVMAGRGSVGTDRRPVRTGQTAVFGAGSSLTVRADEAQDAKSPDLEVVLLGGRPIREPMAHYGPFVMNSEAELKQAFEDFQRGRLGTVPAVHGM; encoded by the coding sequence ATGCCTGCCGTGACCGTCGAGAATCCGCTGACCCTGCCGCGCGTCCACGCGCCCGAGGGCGCCGTGCCGCGTCCCGTGCTCGCGGTGTCCACCGCGCCGGGGGGCTTCGAGGGCGAGGGGTTCCCGGTGCGCCGCGCGTTCGCCGGGATCAACTACCAGTACCTCGACCCGTTCATCATGATGGACCAGATGGGTGAGGTGGAGTACGCGCCCGGCGAGCCCAAGGGCACGCCCTGGCACCCGCACCGCGGCTTCGAGACCGTCACGTATCTGATCGACGGCACCTTCGTCCACCAGGACTCCAACGGCGGCGGCGGCACGATCAACGACGGCGACACCCAGTGGATGACGGCGGGCTCCGGCCTGCTGCACATCGAGGCGCCGCCGGAGTCGCTGGTCGTGAGCGGCGGGCTCTTCCACGGGCTCCAGCTCTGGGTGAACCTCCCGGCGAGCGACAAGATGATGGCCCCGCGCTACCAGGACATCGGCGGCGGCCAGGTCCAGCTGCTCACCTCCGCCGACGGCGGTGCGCTGCTGCGGGTCATCGCGGGCGAGCTGGACGGCAATGACGGCCCCGGCATCACCCACACCCCGATCACGATGATCCACGCGACGGTACGGCCGGGCGCCGAGGTCACGCTGCCGTGGCGCGAGGACTTCAACGGCCTGGCGTACGTCATGGCCGGGCGCGGCTCCGTCGGTACGGACCGCCGCCCGGTCCGTACCGGCCAGACCGCGGTCTTCGGCGCGGGCTCCTCGCTGACCGTCCGCGCGGACGAGGCCCAGGACGCGAAGAGCCCTGACCTGGAGGTCGTCCTGCTGGGCGGGCGCCCGATACGGGAGCCGATGGCGCACTACGGACCGTTCGTCATGAACAGCGAGGCCGAGCTCAAGCAGGCGTTCGAGGACTTCCAGCGCGGCCGGCTGGGGACGGTGCCCGCGGTGCACGGGATGTAG
- a CDS encoding NHL domain-containing thioredoxin family protein, with amino-acid sequence MNDVTPAPRRARVRAPELIGKGGWLNTGGQQYTLADLRGRIVVLDFWTFCCINCLHVLDELRELEQKHSDTVVIIGVHSPKFVHEAEHQAVVDAVERYGVHHPVLDDPELATWKQYAVRAWPTLVVIDPEGYVVAQHAGEGHAHAIETLVTELEAEHAAKGTLRRGDGPYVAPEPVATGLRFPGKVITLPGGNLLVSDTTRHQLVELEVDGETVVRRIGGEGVFNEPQGLALLPGGKVAVADSVHHAIRTYDPETGGIALVAGTGKQWWQGSPTSGPALDVALSSPWDLAWFGGRLWIAMAGVHQLWTYDPESGTVEVAAGTTNEGLVDGPAAEAWFAQPSGLSAAGDRLWIADSETSALRWVESDAEGRAVVHTAVGTGLFDFGHRDGDAGQALLQHPLGVTALPDGSVAVSDTYNHALRRYDPATGEVTTLATDLREPSDAVLVGDDIVVVESARHRLTRLRLPDEAVRVESVAHRTQRAATDVAPGKLRVDVVFQAPAGQKLDVRYGPSTRLLVSATPPELLLDGDGAGTDLSRDVVLNPEVTEGVLHVSAMAASCDDDPANPYPACHVHQQDWGVPVRVTDEGTDRLPLVLAGMDG; translated from the coding sequence ATGAACGATGTGACCCCCGCACCCCGTCGCGCCCGTGTCCGCGCCCCCGAGCTGATCGGCAAGGGCGGCTGGCTGAACACGGGGGGTCAGCAGTACACCCTCGCTGACCTGCGCGGACGCATTGTCGTGCTGGATTTCTGGACCTTCTGCTGCATCAACTGCCTGCACGTCCTCGACGAGCTGCGCGAGCTGGAGCAGAAGCACAGCGACACCGTCGTGATCATCGGCGTGCACTCCCCGAAGTTCGTGCACGAGGCCGAGCACCAGGCCGTCGTCGACGCGGTCGAGCGCTACGGCGTGCACCACCCCGTCCTCGACGATCCCGAGCTGGCCACCTGGAAGCAGTACGCCGTCCGCGCCTGGCCCACGCTCGTGGTGATCGACCCCGAGGGGTACGTCGTCGCCCAGCACGCCGGCGAGGGGCACGCGCACGCCATCGAGACGCTGGTCACCGAGCTGGAGGCCGAGCACGCGGCCAAGGGCACGCTGCGGCGCGGCGACGGTCCGTACGTCGCGCCCGAGCCGGTCGCCACCGGTCTGCGCTTCCCGGGCAAGGTGATCACGCTGCCCGGCGGCAACCTGCTCGTGTCGGACACCACTCGCCACCAGCTGGTCGAGCTGGAGGTGGACGGGGAGACCGTCGTACGGCGGATCGGCGGCGAGGGCGTCTTCAACGAGCCGCAGGGGCTCGCGCTGCTGCCCGGCGGGAAGGTCGCGGTCGCCGACAGCGTCCACCACGCCATCCGCACGTACGACCCGGAGACCGGCGGGATCGCGCTCGTCGCGGGGACCGGGAAGCAGTGGTGGCAGGGGTCGCCGACCAGCGGGCCCGCTCTCGACGTGGCACTCTCCTCGCCCTGGGACCTCGCCTGGTTCGGCGGGCGGCTGTGGATCGCCATGGCGGGTGTGCACCAGCTCTGGACCTACGACCCGGAGAGCGGGACCGTCGAGGTGGCTGCCGGGACCACCAACGAGGGGCTGGTCGACGGACCTGCCGCCGAGGCGTGGTTCGCGCAGCCGTCGGGGCTCTCGGCCGCCGGGGACCGGCTGTGGATCGCCGACTCGGAGACGTCCGCGCTGCGCTGGGTCGAATCGGATGCCGAAGGGCGGGCCGTGGTGCACACCGCCGTCGGTACCGGGCTCTTCGACTTCGGTCACCGGGACGGCGACGCCGGGCAGGCCCTGCTCCAGCACCCGCTGGGCGTCACGGCGCTGCCCGACGGCTCGGTCGCGGTGTCCGACACGTACAACCACGCGCTGCGCCGCTACGACCCGGCCACCGGTGAAGTGACCACGCTGGCAACGGACTTGCGGGAGCCGAGCGACGCGGTGCTCGTCGGCGACGACATCGTGGTGGTGGAGTCCGCGCGGCACCGGCTGACCCGGCTGCGCCTGCCCGACGAGGCGGTGCGGGTGGAGAGCGTCGCGCACCGCACGCAGCGGGCGGCCACCGACGTCGCGCCGGGCAAGCTCCGGGTCGACGTCGTCTTCCAGGCACCCGCCGGCCAGAAGCTGGACGTCCGGTACGGGCCCTCCACCCGGCTGCTGGTCTCCGCGACCCCGCCCGAGCTGCTGCTCGACGGGGACGGGGCCGGTACGGATCTCTCCCGGGACGTGGTGCTGAATCCGGAGGTCACCGAGGGCGTGCTCCATGTGTCGGCGATGGCCGCCTCCTGCGACGACGACCCGGCCAACCCGTATCCGGCCTGCCATGTGCACCAGCAGGACTGGGGCGTCCCCGTCCGTGTGACGGACGAGGGGACGGACCGGCTGCCGCTGGTGCTGGCGGGAATGGACGGCTGA
- a CDS encoding LURP-one-related family protein — translation MKFLVRDRIFDIGDDYWIEDENGHKAYLVDGKVMRIRDTLELKDLDGQVLITLKEKLISISDTMTLKRDGEELATVRKKKLTLLHDHYRVKLVDGTELEVSGNILDREFAVEYENELLADISKKWFSVRDAYAVNVVREDSDPALMIAIAVSVIHMHEKEHEKEHEG, via the coding sequence ATGAAATTCCTTGTGCGCGACCGTATTTTCGACATCGGCGACGACTACTGGATCGAGGACGAGAACGGCCACAAGGCCTATCTCGTCGACGGCAAGGTGATGCGCATCCGCGACACCCTTGAGCTCAAGGATCTCGACGGACAGGTGCTGATCACGCTCAAGGAGAAGCTGATCTCCATCAGCGACACGATGACCCTGAAGCGGGACGGCGAGGAACTGGCCACCGTCAGGAAGAAGAAGCTCACTCTGCTGCACGACCACTACCGCGTGAAGCTGGTCGACGGCACGGAGCTGGAGGTCAGCGGGAACATCCTGGACCGCGAGTTCGCGGTCGAGTACGAGAACGAGCTGCTGGCCGACATCTCGAAGAAGTGGTTCAGCGTGCGGGACGCGTACGCGGTGAACGTGGTCCGTGAGGACTCCGACCCCGCGCTGATGATCGCCATCGCGGTCTCCGTGATCCACATGCACGAGAAGGAGCACGAGAAGGAGCACGAGGGCTAG
- a CDS encoding acyl-CoA dehydrogenase produces MGHYKSNLRDIEFNLFEVLGRDKQYGAGPFAEMDVDTAKSILDEVARLAENELAESYADADRNPPVFDPETNTAPVPDTFKKSYQAFMESEYWRLGLPEEIGGTTAPRSLIWAYAELLLGANPAIWMYSSGPAFAGILFEEGTEEQKKIAEIAVEKQWGSTMVLTEPDAGSDVGAGRTKAVRQDDGSWHIEGVKRFITSGEHDMSDNIIHYVLARPEGAGPGTKGLSLFMVPKFEFDWTTGELGERNGVYATNVEHKMGLKASNTCEMTFGDRHPAKGWLIGDKHEGIRQMFRIIEFARMMVGTKAIAALSTGYLNALEYAKERVQGPDLAQFMDKTAPKVTITHHPDVRRSLMTQKAYAEGMRTLVLYTASVQDAIQEKEAAGEDAKALHGLNDLLLPIVKGYGSEKSYEQLAQSLQTFGGSGYLQEYPVEQYIRDAKIDTLYEGTTAIQGQDFFFRKIVRDQGAALNTLSEEIKKFLAAGTGGEELTGARDQLAKAAVDLEAIVGAMITDLTSTGEDVKNIYKVGLNTTRLLLASGDVVVAYLLLKGAAVAAEKLPTASAKDTAFYQGKIAAAKFFAANILPDVSAQRALAETVDTSLMDLDEAAF; encoded by the coding sequence ATGGGGCACTACAAGTCGAATCTCCGCGACATCGAGTTCAACCTCTTCGAGGTCCTCGGCCGCGACAAGCAGTACGGCGCCGGGCCGTTCGCGGAGATGGACGTCGACACCGCGAAGAGCATCCTCGACGAGGTGGCCAGGCTCGCGGAGAACGAGCTCGCGGAGTCCTATGCCGACGCCGACCGCAACCCGCCGGTCTTCGACCCGGAGACCAACACGGCACCCGTGCCTGACACGTTCAAGAAGTCCTACCAGGCCTTCATGGAGTCCGAGTACTGGCGGCTCGGCCTGCCCGAGGAGATCGGCGGCACCACCGCGCCGCGCTCCCTGATCTGGGCGTACGCGGAGCTGCTGCTCGGCGCGAACCCGGCGATCTGGATGTACTCCTCCGGTCCGGCCTTCGCCGGGATCCTCTTCGAGGAGGGCACCGAGGAGCAGAAGAAGATCGCGGAGATCGCGGTCGAGAAGCAGTGGGGCTCCACCATGGTCCTCACCGAGCCGGACGCCGGCTCGGACGTGGGCGCCGGGCGGACGAAGGCCGTGCGGCAGGACGACGGCTCCTGGCACATCGAGGGCGTGAAGCGCTTCATCACCTCGGGCGAGCACGACATGTCGGACAACATCATCCACTACGTGCTGGCGCGCCCCGAGGGCGCGGGCCCCGGCACCAAGGGCCTCTCGCTCTTCATGGTGCCGAAGTTCGAGTTCGACTGGACCACCGGCGAGCTGGGCGAGCGCAACGGCGTGTACGCGACGAACGTCGAGCACAAGATGGGCCTCAAGGCGTCCAACACCTGCGAGATGACGTTCGGCGACCGCCACCCCGCCAAGGGCTGGCTGATCGGTGACAAGCACGAGGGCATCCGCCAGATGTTCCGCATCATCGAGTTCGCCCGGATGATGGTCGGCACCAAGGCCATCGCGGCGCTCTCGACCGGCTACCTGAACGCGCTGGAGTACGCCAAGGAGCGCGTGCAGGGCCCCGACCTCGCGCAGTTCATGGACAAGACCGCGCCCAAGGTCACCATCACGCACCACCCCGACGTGCGCCGCTCGCTGATGACGCAGAAGGCGTACGCCGAGGGCATGCGCACCCTGGTCCTCTACACGGCGTCCGTCCAGGACGCGATCCAGGAGAAGGAGGCCGCGGGCGAGGACGCCAAGGCGCTGCACGGCCTCAACGACCTGCTGCTGCCGATCGTGAAAGGGTACGGCTCGGAGAAGTCGTACGAGCAGCTGGCCCAGTCGCTCCAGACCTTCGGCGGCTCCGGCTACCTCCAGGAGTACCCGGTCGAGCAGTACATCCGGGACGCCAAGATCGACACCCTCTACGAGGGCACGACGGCGATCCAGGGCCAGGACTTCTTCTTCCGGAAGATCGTCCGCGACCAGGGCGCCGCGCTGAACACCCTCTCCGAGGAGATCAAGAAGTTCCTCGCGGCCGGCACCGGCGGCGAGGAGCTGACCGGCGCCCGTGACCAGCTGGCCAAGGCCGCGGTGGACCTGGAGGCGATCGTCGGCGCGATGATCACCGACCTGACCTCGACCGGCGAGGACGTCAAGAACATCTACAAGGTGGGGCTCAACACCACCCGCCTGCTGCTGGCTTCGGGCGATGTCGTCGTGGCGTACCTGCTGCTCAAGGGTGCCGCGGTGGCCGCCGAGAAGCTGCCGACGGCTTCCGCGAAGGACACCGCGTTCTACCAGGGCAAGATCGCGGCCGCGAAGTTCTTCGCGGCGAACATCCTGCCGGACGTGAGTGCGCAGCGCGCCCTCGCCGAGACCGTCGACACCTCGCTGATGGACCTGGACGAGGCTGCGTTCTAG
- a CDS encoding M18 family aminopeptidase, with amino-acid sequence MSASVRFDRGHTDDLMSFLTASPTPYHAVANAAGRLEKAGFRQVSETDAWDASTGGKYVLRGGAVIAWYVPENASAHTPFRIVGAHTDSPNLRVKPLPDTGSDGWRQVAVEVYGGTLLNTWLDRDLGLAGRLTLRDGSHRLVDVDRALLRVPQLAIHLDRSVHTEGLKLDKQRHMQPVWGLGEVREGDLMRFVAEEAGVAADDVTGWDLMVSPVEAPSYLGRDRELLAGPRMDNLLSVHAATAALAAVASGPGAGELTHIPVLAAFDHEENGSQSDTGADGPLLGTVLERSVFARGGTYEDRARAFAGSVCLSSDTGHAVHPNYSERHDPTHHPRANGGPILKVNVNMRYATDGGGRAVFTAACEKAGVPMQHFVSNNSMPCGTTIGPITAARHGISTVDIGVAILSMHSARELCGADDPYLLANSLTAFLEG; translated from the coding sequence ATGAGCGCATCCGTCCGCTTCGACCGCGGCCACACCGACGACCTGATGTCCTTCCTCACGGCCAGCCCCACGCCCTACCACGCCGTGGCGAACGCCGCCGGGCGGCTGGAGAAGGCGGGCTTCAGGCAGGTGTCGGAGACCGACGCCTGGGACGCGTCCACGGGCGGGAAATACGTGCTGCGGGGCGGCGCCGTCATCGCGTGGTACGTACCGGAGAACGCGTCGGCGCACACCCCGTTCCGGATCGTCGGCGCCCACACCGACTCCCCGAACCTGCGCGTGAAGCCCCTCCCCGACACCGGCAGCGACGGCTGGCGCCAGGTGGCCGTCGAGGTGTACGGCGGCACCCTGCTCAACACCTGGCTCGACCGGGACCTGGGCCTCGCCGGACGGCTCACGCTGCGCGACGGCAGCCACCGGCTGGTCGACGTGGACCGGGCGCTGCTGCGCGTACCGCAGCTCGCCATCCACCTGGACCGCTCGGTCCACACCGAAGGACTCAAGCTCGACAAGCAGCGCCACATGCAGCCGGTCTGGGGCCTCGGCGAGGTCCGCGAGGGCGACCTGATGCGGTTCGTCGCCGAGGAGGCCGGGGTCGCGGCCGACGACGTGACCGGCTGGGACCTCATGGTGAGCCCCGTCGAGGCGCCCTCCTATCTGGGCCGCGACCGGGAACTCCTCGCGGGCCCCCGGATGGACAACCTGCTCTCCGTGCACGCCGCCACCGCCGCGCTGGCCGCCGTCGCTTCCGGGCCCGGAGCCGGCGAGCTGACGCACATCCCGGTGCTGGCCGCCTTCGACCACGAGGAGAACGGCTCCCAGTCCGACACCGGCGCCGACGGGCCGCTGCTCGGCACCGTCCTGGAGCGCTCCGTGTTCGCACGCGGCGGCACGTACGAGGACCGGGCCCGCGCCTTCGCCGGGTCGGTCTGCCTCTCGTCGGACACCGGTCACGCCGTCCACCCCAACTACAGCGAGCGCCACGACCCGACGCACCACCCGCGCGCCAACGGCGGACCGATCCTCAAGGTCAACGTCAACATGCGGTACGCGACGGACGGCGGCGGCCGGGCCGTGTTCACCGCCGCGTGCGAGAAGGCCGGGGTGCCCATGCAGCACTTCGTGTCGAACAACTCGATGCCGTGCGGCACGACCATCGGCCCGATCACCGCGGCCCGGCACGGCATCAGCACCGTGGACATCGGCGTCGCGATCCTCTCCATGCACAGCGCGCGCGAACTGTGCGGGGCCGACGACCCGTACCTGCTCGCCAACTCCCTGACGGCTTTCCTGGAGGGCTGA
- a CDS encoding AI-2E family transporter, with amino-acid sequence MHTQKPLLPVHARRLAAWCVVALLVTGVAAVGVWLCVTLKSAVTPVMLALLGTALLGPVHRWLVRMRLNKSLAAGLTCAVLVAVVGGAGYIVVTALIDTGDQIVASLKDAGKWIADHFGVATGDGVTSIADNAKSLLGKFGANAAGGLLSGLSLIGTLIATSVLALLLTFFFIRDRDHARGLAYAIAPSHGATIEAMARRAFEAVEGFMRGTTLIALIDAVCISVGLLILRVPGAIGLGALVFVGAYIPYLGAFISGAVAVLVALADRGFVIALWALGVVLLVQVLEGHVLQPVIQSRTVQMHPAMVLISLTAGASVAGLLGMLLAVPVAAAAFGVIGELRRRYPPEPEPEAGAGPGPASGGDG; translated from the coding sequence GTGCATACCCAGAAGCCGCTTCTCCCCGTCCACGCCCGTCGTCTGGCTGCCTGGTGTGTCGTCGCGCTGCTCGTCACGGGCGTGGCCGCGGTCGGGGTCTGGCTCTGTGTCACGCTCAAGAGCGCCGTCACCCCCGTGATGCTCGCCCTGCTCGGTACGGCGCTCCTCGGACCCGTCCACCGGTGGCTGGTCCGGATGCGGCTGAACAAATCACTCGCGGCCGGGCTCACCTGCGCCGTGCTCGTCGCCGTGGTCGGCGGCGCCGGGTACATCGTCGTCACCGCGCTCATCGACACCGGCGACCAGATCGTCGCCTCGCTCAAGGACGCCGGGAAGTGGATCGCCGATCACTTCGGGGTGGCCACCGGCGACGGCGTCACCAGCATCGCCGACAACGCCAAAAGCCTGCTCGGCAAGTTCGGCGCCAACGCGGCCGGCGGGCTGCTCAGCGGCCTGAGCCTGATCGGCACGCTCATCGCGACCAGCGTGCTGGCCCTGCTGCTCACCTTCTTCTTCATCCGCGACCGTGACCACGCCCGCGGCCTGGCGTACGCCATCGCGCCGAGCCACGGGGCCACCATAGAGGCCATGGCCCGCCGCGCCTTCGAGGCCGTCGAGGGGTTCATGCGCGGTACCACCCTGATCGCGCTCATCGACGCCGTCTGCATCTCGGTCGGCCTGCTGATCCTGCGGGTGCCGGGGGCGATCGGCCTCGGTGCGCTGGTGTTCGTCGGCGCCTACATCCCGTATCTCGGCGCGTTCATCTCCGGCGCGGTCGCCGTGCTGGTGGCCCTCGCGGACCGGGGATTCGTGATCGCGCTCTGGGCGCTGGGCGTGGTCCTGCTGGTGCAGGTGCTGGAGGGGCACGTGCTCCAGCCCGTGATCCAGAGCCGTACGGTCCAGATGCACCCGGCGATGGTGCTGATCTCGCTGACGGCCGGGGCCAGCGTCGCGGGGCTCCTGGGGATGCTGCTCGCCGTACCGGTGGCCGCGGCTGCCTTCGGGGTGATCGGCGAACTGCGGAGGCGCTACCCGCCGGAGCCCGAACCGGAGGCGGGGGCCGGTCCCGGCCCGGCATCCGGCGGGGACGGCTGA
- a CDS encoding DUF6458 family protein, with product MGLGGCIILLVVGGILTFATDWHMNGVNLDMVGIIMMLVGIIGIAVYTSVLRRRRPTVPTATTVVEDDHHHLG from the coding sequence ATGGGCCTTGGCGGCTGCATCATTCTTCTCGTGGTGGGGGGCATCCTCACCTTCGCAACCGACTGGCACATGAACGGCGTCAACCTGGACATGGTCGGCATCATCATGATGCTCGTCGGCATCATCGGCATCGCCGTCTACACCAGCGTCCTGCGCCGTCGCCGTCCGACGGTGCCCACCGCGACCACCGTCGTCGAGGACGACCACCACCACCTGGGCTGA
- a CDS encoding SseB family protein, with product MYGYDSNPNQGAQQQYAAPQPGYGDQPLYPEPSPPSLADGVRAFTTGSMAAEDFQQIFATSKVYCPRGDNPGFLALHNTQQPVIPMFTSLKELRRYAGKESKYFVITGAEVIDLLPTGYGFVLDMEGEHRMVFDAKAVEQMVDFAMRRMYG from the coding sequence ATGTACGGCTACGACTCGAACCCGAACCAGGGCGCCCAGCAGCAGTACGCCGCGCCGCAGCCCGGCTACGGTGACCAGCCGCTGTACCCCGAGCCGTCGCCGCCCTCGCTCGCCGACGGCGTGCGGGCCTTCACCACCGGCTCGATGGCCGCCGAGGACTTCCAGCAGATCTTCGCCACGTCGAAGGTCTACTGCCCGCGCGGTGACAACCCCGGATTCCTCGCCCTGCACAACACCCAGCAGCCGGTGATCCCGATGTTCACCTCGCTGAAGGAGCTCCGCAGGTACGCGGGCAAGGAGTCCAAGTACTTCGTGATCACCGGCGCCGAGGTGATCGATCTGCTGCCCACCGGGTACGGCTTCGTCCTCGACATGGAGGGTGAGCACCGGATGGTCTTCGACGCGAAGGCCGTGGAGCAGATGGTCGACTTCGCGATGCGGCGGATGTACGGCTGA